One region of Agelaius phoeniceus isolate bAgePho1 chromosome 12, bAgePho1.hap1, whole genome shotgun sequence genomic DNA includes:
- the HSBP1 gene encoding heat shock factor-binding protein 1 has protein sequence MAETDPKSVQDLTAVVQTLLQQMQDKFQTMSDQIIGRIDDMSCRIDDLERNIADLMMQAGVEELEGENKTPASNKG, from the exons ATGGCCGAGACCGACCCCAAGAGCGTCCAGGACCTGACGGCCGTG GTGCAGACATTGCTCCAGCAAATGCAGGACAAGTTTCAAACCATGTCTGACCAAATAATTGGAAGAA TCGATGACATGAGCTGCCGCATCGATGACCTGGAGCGCAACATCGCCGACCTCATGATGCAGGCGGGCGTGGAGGAGCTCGAGGGGGAGAACAAGACCCCGGCTTCCAACAAGGGCTAA